The following proteins are co-located in the Synechococcus sp. PROS-U-1 genome:
- a CDS encoding segregation/condensation protein A: protein MLQVAPNDGADAGARLAIRLLQDAAERGDLDPWDVDVIAVIDGFLDQLRQRIEVPGRVAAVLAGRGGSYERDLAESSEAFLAASVLVGLKAEMLETSMLPPPPEVEDHFDADFDEQGWLDPAFDLPRRPERHLQRRPVAPPPLRRPVTLGELIEQLESIAEQLESDELEARRRKRQKRYSNREAIAQVAGLAHREKLPETTAALGVFLNGWETALEWVGFDQLVERWEVAAAADLDRDRVGVFWALLFLSSQGRVELEQEGWLHGPLRLKFIPASGTATQLPIRSLQVPDPSPTRTVVAA from the coding sequence TTGCTCCAGGTGGCCCCCAACGACGGCGCTGACGCTGGAGCCCGCCTTGCGATCCGGCTTTTGCAAGATGCAGCGGAACGAGGGGATCTCGATCCCTGGGATGTGGATGTGATCGCTGTCATCGACGGCTTTCTGGATCAACTCAGGCAACGCATTGAGGTTCCCGGTCGGGTAGCAGCCGTCTTGGCCGGACGGGGCGGCAGTTACGAACGGGACCTTGCCGAAAGCAGCGAAGCCTTCCTTGCCGCCTCCGTGCTGGTGGGGCTCAAGGCTGAGATGCTCGAAACCAGCATGCTGCCCCCCCCACCTGAAGTCGAAGACCACTTCGATGCGGACTTCGATGAGCAGGGCTGGCTCGATCCCGCCTTCGATCTGCCCCGACGGCCGGAACGTCATCTGCAGAGGCGGCCCGTGGCTCCACCCCCATTAAGACGCCCCGTCACCCTTGGGGAGCTGATCGAACAACTGGAATCGATCGCTGAGCAACTGGAATCGGACGAACTGGAAGCGCGACGCCGAAAACGGCAAAAGCGCTACAGCAATCGCGAAGCCATTGCCCAGGTCGCCGGACTGGCCCACCGCGAAAAACTCCCGGAAACCACCGCAGCCCTGGGTGTGTTTCTCAACGGTTGGGAGACTGCACTGGAGTGGGTGGGCTTCGATCAGCTCGTGGAGAGATGGGAGGTCGCCGCAGCCGCTGACCTTGACCGGGACCGCGTCGGGGTGTTCTGGGCTCTGCTGTTTCTCTCTTCCCAGGGCAGGGTGGAACTGGAGCAAGAGGGCTGGCTTCACGGCCCACTGCGGTTGAAGTTCATCCCTGCAAGTGGCACCGCGACACAACTGCCGATCCGCAGCCTTCAGGTGCCAGATCCATCGCCGACCCGGACAGTCGTGGCGGCTTAA